One Dioscorea cayenensis subsp. rotundata cultivar TDr96_F1 chromosome 15, TDr96_F1_v2_PseudoChromosome.rev07_lg8_w22 25.fasta, whole genome shotgun sequence genomic region harbors:
- the LOC120277669 gene encoding uncharacterized protein LOC120277669, producing the protein MKFLLITLKVAYVLTTSKPEEIEGETVAEIRERQKWENDDFICIGHILNGLSDALFDVYQDSISAKELWEKLEARYMQEDATSKKFLVSRFNNFKMIDGKSIMEQMHEIEHILNNFKQHNMHMDESIIVSSIIDKLPPLWKNFKKNLKHKKEDISLEQLGNHLRLEEEYRKQDDTKDIKAHEKVHVLEERESHKNSKKRKKYNGELQ; encoded by the coding sequence atgaaatttcTCCTCATTACATTGAAGGTGGCGTATGTTCTCACTACTTCCAAACCCGAAGAAATAGAAGGAGAGACCGTTGCGGAAATTAGAGAAAGGCAAAAGTGGGAAAATGATGATTTCATTTGCATTGGACATATTCTCAATGGGCTTAGTGATGCACTTTTTGATGTTTATCAAGACTCAATCTCGGCAAAAGAACTTTGGGAGAAACTAGAAGCAAGGTACATGCAAGAGGATGCAACAAGTAAGAAATTTCTTGTGAGTCGTTTTAATAACTTTAAGATGATTGATGGAAAATCTATCATGgaacaaatgcatgaaattgaaCATATTCTGAATAACTTCAAGCAACATAACATGCATATGGATGAGTCTATCATTGTCTCCTCAATTATAGACAAGCTTCCTCCATTAtggaaaaatttcaaaaagaatctCAAGCATAAAAAGGAAGATATATCTCTTGAGCAATTAGGAAATCATCTTCGCTTGGAAGAGGAGTATAGAAAACAAGATGATACAAAAGATATCAAGGCTCATGAGAAAGTACATGTATTGGAAGAAAGGGAGTCCCACAAAAActccaagaaaaggaaaaagtacAATGGAGAGTtacaataa